A window of Hyperolius riggenbachi isolate aHypRig1 chromosome 1, aHypRig1.pri, whole genome shotgun sequence contains these coding sequences:
- the LOC137555750 gene encoding testis-specific serine/threonine-protein kinase 1-like — MPNEIITFLKDKLHLTNPHYQTTMDDATVLLQKGYKIGKHLGEGSYAKVKSAYSNRLKSNVAVKIIDRQKAPRDFVEKFLPRELEILTKVSHNSIIKTLEIFEKPNKKVYIIMELCVQGDLLEFIKSKGALSEETSRKLFRQIIIAVKYCHDKDIVHRDLKCENLLLDKDFNLKISDFGFARHVYHDVNGKVILSNTFCGSAVYASPEVLQGIPYNPKIHDVWSLGVILYIMVTCAMPYDDSNIKRMLRQQKAHKIDFSHSPELSSPCKEVICGMLEPDVTLRLTVDEILNHVWLRTALRSKEPSKSILKKEEVQSADHPPVSKQESQLDKTLQEVQASNTITEGEGDHAASKAESSV, encoded by the coding sequence ATGCCCAATGAAATCATCACTTTCTTGAAAGACAAGCTGCACCTCACTAACCCTCATTATCAAACCACCATGGACGATGCTACTGTGCTTCTGCAAAAGGGATATAAAATCGGCAAACATCTAGGTGAAGGATCTTATGCCAAAGTCAAGTCTGCATATTCAAACCGTCTAAAATCAAATGTAGCTGTGAAGATCATTGATCGACAAAAGGCTCCACGTGACTTTGTCGAAAAATTTCTTCCACGTGAGCTAGAGATCCTAACAAAAGTAAGCCATAACTCAATTATAAAAACTCTTGAGATTTTTGAGAAACCAAACAAGAAAgtctacatcatcatggagctgtGTGTCCAAGGAGATTTGCTAGAATTCATCAAGAGCAAGGGAGCGCTGTCAGAAGAAACATCCCGGAAACTGTTTCGCCAGATAATTATAGCTGTAAAATACTGCCATGATAAAGACATTGTGCACCGTGATCTGAAATGCGAGAACCTTCTGTTAGATAAAGATTTCAACCTTAAAATTTCAGACTTTGGTTTTGCAAGACATGTATACCATGACGTCAATGGCAAAGTAATCCTTAGTAACACTTTTTGTGGTTCAGCTGTCTATGCATCTCCAGAGGTCTTACAAGGCATACCATACAACCCCAAGATTCATGATGTCTGGAGTCTTGGAGTAATACTCTATATAATGGTCACCTGTGCAATGCCATATGATGACTCCAATATCAAAAGGATGCTGCGTCAACAGAAGGCACATAAAATTGATTTTTCACACTCGCCAGAACTTTCAAGTCCCTGCAAAGAAGTCATTTGTGGCATGTTAGAGCCAGACGTGACACTACGCCTGACAGTGGATGAGATTTTGAACCATGTCTGGCTTCGCACTGCTTTAAGATCCAAAGAGCCAAGTAAATCCATTCTTAAAAAGGAAGAAGTACAGTCTGCAGACCACCCTCCAGTTTCAAAGCAAGAAAGCCAACTAGACAAGACCCTACAGGaagtacaggccagtaacactataaCTGAAGGTGAAGGAGACCATGCTGCAAGTAAAGCAGAATCAAGTGTCTGA